Proteins encoded in a region of the Panicum hallii strain FIL2 chromosome 3, PHallii_v3.1, whole genome shotgun sequence genome:
- the LOC112887001 gene encoding probable glycerol-3-phosphate acyltransferase 3, with product MVKKPSALPRSFLSLRRLLRRSISGRHYRRTTSATGARAAAPAQDKLKDRTVLVDVEGWLLRSPLSAFPYFMLVAVEAGSFLRGLLLLLVYPVLCLLALIGLDLRLEAMVMVSLFGLREREVARVSKAVLPKFFLEDVTMEGLEAFKKAGTVVAVTAAFPRVMVEGFLKEYLGVHAVVGREVAVTAGRYVGFLEGEHAGMERVGAFLEKMEETRTKGDGAVGLLGAVGRVVHHVDSRYCKETYVLSKADKKAWQPLPRDKYPNKLVFHDGRLAFRPTFFAALAMYTFAPLGIILAALRCIAFGVLPYRVSVPLAAATGMRSRLVAGPSPDASREKNEAGGRLYVCNHRTLLDPITVAAGLNKPVTAVTYSVSPVSELLAPIRTARLTRDRDEDRRRMEALLARGDLVVCPEGTTCREAYLLRFSPLFAELTGEVTPVALDTRVDMFYGTSTKPGAKWLDPFYFMMNSRPEYRVEFLERVATAPADGEAGGHGHSIQAANRVQRVLGEALGFELTGLTRKDKYMMLAGNEGVVSGGAK from the exons ATGGTCAAGAAGCCCTCCGCCCTCCCCAGGTCCTTCCTgtccctccgccgcctcctccggcgAAGCATCTCGGGGCGGCACTACCGCCGCACCACGTCAGCGACgggggcgagggcggcggctcCGGCACAAGACAAGCTGAAAGACCGGACGGTGCTGGTCGACGTGGAGGGATGGCTCCTGCGGTCGCCGCTCTCTGCCTTTCCTTACTTCATGCTCGTCGCCGTCGAGGCCGGCAGCTTCCTCCGcggcctcctcctgctgctggtaTACCCGGTCCTGTGCCTCCTGGCCCTCATCGGCCTTGACCTGCGTCTCGAGGCCATGGTCATGGTGTCCCTCTTCGGgctgagggagagagaggtggcCAGGGTTTCCAAGGCGGTGCTGCCCAAGTTCTTCCTGGAAGACGTGACCATGGAGGGGCTGGAGGCTTTTAAGAAGGCGGGCACCGTCGTCGCGGTGACCGCGGCGTTCCCGAGGGTCATGGTGGAGGGCTTCCTCAAGGAGTACCTCGGCGTCCATGCCGTCGTCGGGCGGGAGGTCGCCGTGACAGCTGGCCGTTACGTTGGGTTCCTGGAGGGGGAGCACGCGGGCATGGAGAGGGTTGGAGCCTTCCTCGAGAAAATGGAGGAGACGAGGACCAAAGGTGATGGAGCTGTGGGGCTTCTTGGGGCAGTCGGCAGGGTGGTGCACCACGTGGACTCGCGCTATTGCAAG GAGACCTATGTCCTAAGCAAAGCCGACAAGAAGGCGTGGCAGCCATTGCCGAGGGACAAGTACCCCAACAAGTTGGTCTTCCACGACGGCCGCCTCGCCTTCAGGCCGACCTTCTTCGCCGCGCTCGCCATGTACACCTTCGCCCCCTTGGGAATCATCCTCGCCGCCTTACGCTGCATCGCATTTGGCGTGCTACCCTACCGCGTCTCTGTCCCGCTGGCCGCGGCCACCGGCATGCGCTCCCGCCTCGTCGCCGGCCCGTCGCCGGACGCCAGCAGAGAGAAGAACGAGGCAGGTGGGCGCCTCTACGTCTGCAACCACCGCACCCTCCTCGATCcgatcaccgtcgccgccgGCCTGAACAAGCCCGTGACGGCGGTGACGTACAGCGTGAGCCCGGTGTCGGAGCTGCTCGCGCCCATCCGCACGGCACGGCTGACGCGGGATCGGGACGAGGACCGCCGGCGCATGGAGGCGTTGCTGGCGCGCGGCGACCTCGTGGTGTGCCCCGAGGGCACGACGTGCCGCGAGGCCTACCTGCTCCGGTTCAGCCCTCTGTTcgccgagctcaccggcgaggtGACCCCCGTCGCGCTCGACACCCGCGTCGACATGTTCTACGGCACGTCCACCAAGCCCGGGGCCAAGTGGCTTGACCCGTTCTACTTCATGATGAACTCGCGGCCGGAGTACCGCGTCGAGTTTCTGGAGCGCGTGGCCACCGCCCCGGCGGATGGCGAGGCGGGCGGACATGGTCACAGCATCCAAGCGGCCAACCGGGTGCAGCGCGTGCTTGGCGAGGCACTAGGATTCGAGCTCACCGGGCTCACGAGGAAGGACAAGTACATGATGCTGGCTGGGAATGAAGGTGTCGTGTCAGGTGGCGCCAAGTAG